CGAGCCGGACGAAGTCCAGCACCACCAGGACGAAGAAGAGCAGGAAGAGCACGGTGGAGAGCAGCTGAAGGGTCGGCACCCGCACCACGCTGAGGATCAGGATGACCACGGCGGCGGGCAGGAAGAACTCGGCCAGCGACCAGCGGGCGTCCACGTAGTCGCGGGCGAACTTGCGCACCGGGCCCTTGTCACGGGCCGGAAGGTAGCGCTCGTCCCCCTCCAGCAGCGCGGTGCGCTGCTTCTCCCGCGCGGAGCGTGCCCGCTCGCGCGACTGGCGGGCGGCCTCCTTGCGGTCCTTGGGGACGACCACCCGGGTCTTCCGGTGGGCCTCGGCCTCACTGCGCTTGGGCGTGGGCCGGCCCTTCTTCGCCTGCGGGTCGCGGGCCTGGCTCGTATCGTCCTGCTTCTCCAGCACTACGGCGGAGGCAGAGGCATCGTCTGAACGGCGTCGGAACACACCCCCAGCGTACGGGGTGCCCGGCCGCTTCTTCCCGTGCCCTTGGACCCAAACAGATATCGATCAACCGCCCGGGGTTTTCCGGCCTCGTTCCGGCGCGTCCAGTACGGGCTCCCCCCGTTCTGCCGGATCATGAAATCGGGGTCGGCTCCACCCCCGGGATGAGGCATCGGCACGTATGGCTGTAGCAGTCTTGTTGCAGGCAGGTGCACTGCGGCGACCGCCTCGCTGCACATACACTCGTCGTGTCTGGTAACGAGATACAGTCCGCAGGCCGGAGAAGGGGGCACCCGAGGCCCATGAGCGACGGAATCATGAAGCGTATGGGGCTGATCTTCAAGTCCAAGGCCAACAAGGCCCTGGACCGTGCAGAAGATCCGCGTGAAACGCTCGACTACTCGTACCAGAAGCAGCTCGAACTGCTGCAGAAGGTGCGCAGGGGAGTGGCCGACGTGGCCACCTCGCGCAAGCGCCTGGAGCTCCAGCTGACCCAGCTGCAGCAGCAGTCCGCCAAGTACGAGGACCAGGGGCGCAAGGCACTCTCGCTCGGCCGGGAGGATCTCGCGCGCGAGGCGCTGACCCGCAAGGCCGGCATGCAGACGCAGATCACCGACCTGGAGACGCAGTACCAGCAGCTCCAGGCCGAGGAGGAGAAGCTCACGCTCGCCTCCCAGCGGCTGCAGGCCAAGGTGGACGCCTTCCGGACGAAGAAGGAGACCATCAAGGCCACCTACACCGCCGCCCAGGCGCAGACCCGGATCGCGGAGTCCTTCTCCGGGATCTCGGAGGAGATGGGCGACGTGGGCCTGGCGATCCAGCGGGCCGAGGACAAGACGGCCCAGATGCAGGCCCGTGCGGGCGCGATCGACGAGCTGCTGGCCTCCGGCGCGCTCGACGACTCGAGCGGCCTCGGTCGCAAGGACGACATCGAGGCCGAGCTGGAGCGGGTGGCCGGCGGCTCCGACGTCGAGCTCGAACTGGCCAGGATGAAGGCCGAGCTCACCGGCGGCAGCCCGGCCGCGCAGCCGGCGATCGAGCCGGGCAAGCCCGGGGCCCAGGCCCCGCAGGACACGAAGAACAACCCCGGGACGATCAACTACAACAAGTGATCCCCACTCCTACGGCGGCGGCCGCACGGCCGCTGCCACGACCGCAGGGAGACGCAGCAGCATGATCATGAGGGTCATGGGGGAAGGGCAGTTCCAGGTGGCCGACGATCACCTGAACCGGCTCAACGCGTTGGACGACGAACTGCTGCGCGCACTGGAGTCGGGGAGCGACGAGAAGTTCCGGGCCGCCCTGAACGGCCTGCTGGTGGCCGTGAAGCAGTACGGCACCCCGCTGCCGGACGACTCCCTGGAGCCGTCCGACCTGATCCTGCCGAACGTCGAGGCGACCATCGACGAGGTCCGGCAGCTGCTGCGGGCGGAGGGTGACGGGCTGATCCCCGGCATCCCCGAGTACGAGTAGGCGAAGGCGACGCGTGAGGGCGGGCACCCCGGCCGGGGTGCCCGCCCTCACGCGTACCGCCTCGCCTACGGCAGGGCCAGCATCCGGTCCAGCGCCGCCCTGGCGTACTTCTCGGTCTCCGGATCCACGGTGATCACGTTCGGGACCCGGCCCTCGACCAGCGACTCCAGCGTCCAGACCAGGTGCGGGAGGTCGATCCGGTTCATGGTCGAGCAGAAGCAGACCGCCCGGTCCAGGAAGACGACCTCCTTGTCGGGGTGCGCCTTGGCGAGCCGGCGTACGAGGTTGAGCTCCGTGCCGATGGCCCACTTGGAGCCGGGCTCCGCCGCGTCCAGCGCCTTGATGATGTACTCGGTCGAGCCCACCATGTCGGCGGCCGAGACGACCTCGTGCTTGCACTCGGGGTGCACCAGCACGTTGACGCCGGGGATCCGCGCGCGGACGTCGTTCACCGAGTCCACCGAGAACCGCCCGTGCACCGAGCAGTGGCCGCGCCAGAGGATCATCTTGGCGTCGCGCAGCTGCTCGACGGTGAGGCCGCCGTTCGGCTTGTGCGGGTTGTAGAGGACACAGTCGTCCAGCGACAGGCCCATGTCCCGCACCGCGGTGTTGCGGCCCAGGTGCTGGTCCGGCAGGAAGAGCACCTTCTGGCCCTGCTCGAACGCCCACTGCAGCGCGCGCTCGGCGTTGGAGGAGGTGCAGATGGTGCCGCCGTGCTTGCCGGTGAAGGCCTTGATGTCGGCGGAGGAGTTCATGTACGAGACCGGGACGGTCACGTCGGCTATGCCGGCGTCGGTGAGGACGTCCCAGCACTCGGCGACCTGCTCGGCGGTGGCCATGTCGGCCATCGAACAGCCGGCCGCGAGGTCCGGCAGGATGACCTGCTGGGTCGCGCCGGTCAGGATGTCCGCCGACTCGGCCATGAAGTGCACGCCGCAGAAGACGATGAACTCGGCCTCCGGGCGGGCGGCGGCGTCGCGGGCGAGCTTGAAGGAGTCGCCGGTGACGTCCGCGAACTCGATGACCTCGTCCCGCTGGTAGTGGTGGCCGAGGATGAAGACACGCTCGCCGAGGGCCTCCTTGGCCGCGCGGGCGCGCTCGACCAGGTCGGGGTCGGAGGCGGCGGGCAGGTCGCCGGGGCACTCGACGCCGCGCTCGCTGTTCGGGTCGGCCTCGCGGCCGAGGAGCAGCAGGGCGAGCGGCGTCGGAGTGGGATCGACGCCGTAGGTCTCAGTGGTCGTGGTCACGGGCGGGTGCCCTCCTGGTGCGGCCGGGTCCGTCGAAGCGGCCTTCTCGTCTATCTGACGTTATCTATCATAACCCGGTTAGCGTCAGATTGACGATGGACACCGTGTCGATGTGACGAGCACCGCTCGCCCGAGCGGCGTCTTCCCCGCCCCCTTCCGGTGCCCGCGGGGCGTGCCGGAGCGCGGTCGGGCCCCGCTGCTGGTTGGCTGGCGGGATGAAGGCAATCGCGATCAGGCGGTACGGCGGCCCCGAGGTCGTCGAGTTCACCGACCTCCCCGACCCCCGGGTCGGGCCGGACTCCGTGCTCGTCCGGACCAGGGCGGTCGGCGTGAACCCGGTGGACCGGAAGATCCGGGAAGGACACCTCGACGGCGTCCTGGACGCGCACTTCCCGCTCGTCATGGGCTGGGACCTGGCCGGTGTCGTGCGGGCCGTCGGCGGTGGGGTCACCGAGTTCGCCCCCGGCGACGAGGTGATCGGCTACGTCCGCAAGGACTCCGTCGAGCACGGCACGTACGCCGAGCTGGTCGCGGCTCCCGTCCGCACCCTCGCCAGGAAGCCCGCGGCGCTGAGCTGGGCCCAGGCCGGCGGCCTGCCGCTGGCCGGGCTGACCGCCCACCAGGGGCTGGTCGGGGCGCTGAAGATCCGGGAGGGCGAGACGGTGCTGATCCACGCGGCCGCGGGCGGCGTGGGCCACCTCGCGGTCCAGATCGCCCGCTCACTGGGAGCCCGGGTGATCGGCACGGCGGGGCCGCGCAACCACGACTACCTGCGCGAGCTCGGCGCGGAGCCGGTGGCGCACGGGGAGGGCCTGGCCGATCGGGTCCGCCGGCTGGCCCCCGACGGGGTGGACGCCGCGCTGGACCTGGTCGGCGGCGACGCCGTGGAGGTCTCCGCCGGACTGGTCGCCGACTCGGCCCGGATCGCCTCGGTCGCCGACTACGGCGTGGTGGCCCGGGGCGGCCACTACGTGTGGTGCCGTCCGGACGCCGCCGCGCTCGCCGCGCTCGCCCGGCTGGCCGACGAGGGACGGCTCACCGTGACGGTCGCCTCCACCTTTCCGCTGGCGCAGGCCGCCTCCGCGCAGGAGCTCGGCGCGGAGGGCCGGACCCGGGGCAAGATCGTACTGCTGGCCGGCTGAACCGGCCCTGCCCCGTGCTGTCCGGCCCTGCCCCGTGCCGTCCGCGCCGAGCTCCGCGCCGTTCGGCCCTGGTCCGCGCGGGCGGGCGGCTCCGGGCGGGGGTGGCCCGCGCCCGCGATCCGCCAGAATGGGCGGTGAACCGTTTTTGCGGATCACCGCCCGTTCCGCACCCCGTACGACCCGTGGAGCCCCGCACCGATGAGCACCAGCCGACCGCCCGAGCCCGGCGGGGCCGCCCTGGACGTCTCGCTGGACGAGACCGACCGGCTGCTGCTGGCCCAGCTCGGCCGCGACGGGCGCGCCTCGTACGCCGAGATCGGCCTGCTGGTGAACCTCTCCGCGACCGCAGTCCGGCGCCGGATCGACCGGCTGCGCGCCCGGGGGGTGGTCCGCGGCTTCACCGTCGTGCTCGATCCGGCGCTGCTCGGCTGGCACACCGAGGCCTTCGTCGAGGTCTACTGCCGGGAGCGGACCGCGCCGGAGGAGATCCTCGCCAGTCTGCGGCAGTTCCCCGAGGTGGTCGCCGCCTGGACGGTCACCGGCGACCCGGACGCCCTGGTCCACCTGCGCGCCTCCGACACCCGGCACCTGGAGGCCGTGATCGAGCGGATCCGCAAGGAGCCGGGCGTCCAGCGAAGCCGCAGTTCGGTGGTGCTCTCCCGGCTGATCGGCTGACCTGCCGACCGGCCCCCGGCCGCCCGGCGCCCGACCGGCCCCCGGCCGGGTGCCTCGCCGCCGCCCGCCGTCGGGGTGCCGAACCGCCGGCCGAGCCCCGTCGGCCCCACCGACCGCACCCGTCGCATCCGCCACGCAGGAATCCTGCGCGGACCCGTCCGAACACGCCCGAAAGCTGCCTGACCGGCCGGGTTCCGACGCGCGGCCGGGGCCGCCCGCTGCCTAGGCTGATCATGTCGGTCCGCCCCGCCCCTCCAGCCCCGCGGCCCGGCCTCCCCGACACCCGAAGCCGAGAGGGACACCCGTGTCCGCAGCTCCCCACCGCATGCACCGGCCCGACAACGAGCTGGTCGACCTGGTGTTCGACTACATGCGTGAGCGGCTGCAGTACGACCCCGTACCGCTCGACCACCCCGGCGACGGCGACCACCTGCGCGCCTCGCTGGCCGGCCTGCTGAACGCCACCGGCAACAGCCCCGCCGACGTGCTCAAGCTCTACGACCACGAGCTGTCCCGCGCGGTCATCTCCGCCGACAGCCCGCGCTACCTCTCCTTCATCCCCTGCGCGCCGACCAAGGCCGCGCTGCTCTTCGACATGGTGGTCTCCTGCGCCTCGCTGCAGGGCATCTCCTGGCTGGAGGCGGCCGGTGCGATCGCCGCCGAGAACCAGGTGCTGCGGCTGATCGCGGACCGCGCCGGCCTGCCCGACCAGGCCGGCGGAACCTTCGTCTCCGGCGGCTCGGCGGGCAACCTCTCCGCCCTGGTGGTCGCCCGCGACACCGCACGCCGAAGGCTCGGCGTCGGCCGGGAGACCACGCTGCGGATCGCCGTCGCCGATCAGGTGCACTCCTCGGTCAAGAACACCTTCAACATCATCGGCGTCGAGGCCTTCGTGGTCCCGACCGTGGACCGCCGCTTCACCGGCGAGGCGCTGCGCGCCGCCCTGGCCGCCGACCCGAACCCCGAGACCGTCGTCGCGGTGGTCGGCACCGCCGGTACCACCAACGAGGGCATCGTCGACGACCTCCAGGGCCTGTCCGAGGTCACCCGCGAGCGCGGCCTCTGGTTCCACGTGGACGGCGCCTACGGCGGCGCGGGCCTGTTCGCCCCCTCGGTCCGCGAGCGCTACAACGGCATCGAGCACGCCGACTCCTTCGTCGTGGACCCCCACAAGTGGCTCTTCGCGCCGTTCGACTGCGCCGCCCTGCTCTACCGCAACCCGCAGCTGGCCCGCGCCGTGCACACCCAGGACGCCTCCTACCTGGACGTCCTGCACACCGAGGGCGACGAGTGGAACCCCACCGACTACGCCTACCACCTCACCCGCCGCGCCCGCGGCCTGCCGCTCTGGTTCTCGCTCGCGGTGCACGGCACCCAGGCGTACACCGACGCGATCGAGGAGGGCCTGCGGCTGGCCAGGGAGAGCGCGCAGGTCATCCGGGACACCGAGCACCTGGAACTGCTGCACGACCCGCAGCTGTCCGCCGTCTGCTTCCGCCGCAGGGGCTGGAGCTCCGAGGACTACTACCGCTGGTCGCAGCGGCTGCTCGCGGACCAGATCGGCTTCGTCACCCCCACCGGCTGGGACGGCGAGACCGTCGCCCGCTTCGCCTTCCTGCACCCGGGCACCACGATGGAGATGGTCCGGGAGATCCTCGACACCATGGTGTGAGGGCCGATCCCCTCGGGGCGCCCCTGGCCGGGGCGCCCCTGCCACGACCGGCTAGAGGAAGCCGCCGCTGGGCAGGTAGGGCGTCGGCGGCCGCATCCCGCGCACCGCGAGATATCCCCGGTTCTCCAGGGTGAGACCGACCTCCAGACCGACGTCCACCGCCCACTCCTGCTCGGCGGTGAGGAACTGCACCACGGCCTCCTCGCCGTCGGGCACCCGGGCCAGGGCCTCCCGCAGCAGCCGGGTGGCGATCCGCTTGGAGGTCGCGGCGAGCAGCTTGACCTCGCCGCCGTCTCGGTAGCAGTAGCCGCTGCCGGCGAGGGTGTCGGCGACCAGCAGATCCTCGTAGTGGGCCAGCATGAAGTCGTGGTCCGGCCCGTGCGCGGCGCCCCGCGCCCGGCGGTCCACCGAGTCCAGCAGATGCCGGTGCACGGGGCCGCCGGGGTGCACCGGGATGTCGCCCGGGTCCAGCAGCCCGGCGCGGTCCACCGGACCGCGCAGCCCCATCGTGGGGTGCAGCGTGAACCCCGCCCGCCGGTAGCGCCGGGCCGCGGCGGGGGAGGGCGAGGCACAGAGCATCCCGCGCAGACAGCCCCGCCCGTACGCCGCCGCCCGCTCCAGCAGCAACCGCCCGACGCCCTTGCCCTGGGCGCCCGGCAGCACCACGAACAGTGCCAGGATCCACACGCCCTCCCGCCGCAGCGAGAGCGCCGCGCCCACCGCCTCCCCGTCGTGCTCGGCGATCCAGCAGCCCTCCGGGTCGGTCCGGACCAGGTGCCTGGTCCGGGCGAGCTGCTGGACGAGGCGGGGCCCCTCAGCGGGTGGGGTGGCCGCTCCCGGGAGGCCCGCGAAGGCCGATCGGGCGATCTGCCGGACGGTCTCGGCATCGGCGGCAGTGTCCTTCACCTGGCGCAGGATCATGGGTCCATCCTGGCCGCCGACCCCTGCCGGGGTGACCGTTTTGCCAGGATCGGACGGTGACCAGGTCTCCCGGGTGTGCGAGCATGGGAAGCGCGGGGAGCGGGCGAGGAGCCCTTTCACCGGCAGGAACCGAGACAGAACCTCCGCCCGGGAATTGAATCCGGGTGGCCGCTGGTTGGCACTGGCGGCACATTGTCGTCAACGACCGGGAGTACCGAGATGACCGTCCAGGACGAGACCACCGTCGAGAGTGGTCTGCTCCTTACCGATGCCGCCGCGGCCAAGGTGAAGGGCCTGTTGGAGCAGGAAGGCCGCGAGGACCTGGCGCTGCGCGTCGCCGTCCAGCCCGGCGGTTGCTCCGGCCTGCGCTACCAGCTCTTCTTCGACGAGCGCTCGCTCGACGGCGACGTGCTCAAGGACTTCAACGGTGTCAAGGTCGTCACCGACCGCATGAGCGCCCCCTACCTCGGCGGCGCCACCGTGGACTTCGTGGACACCATCGAGAAGCAGGGCTTCACGATCGACAACCCGAACGCCACCGGCTCCTGCGCCTGCGGCGACTCGTTCAGCTAGGCCCCAGCAGCACCCAGAAGGCGGCCCCCGGGATCACCCGGGGGCCGCCTTCGGCGTTGCCGTCTGCCGTGCGCCGTGCGCCGTCCGCCGTCTGCCGTGCGCCGTCTGCCGTTCGCCGTCCGTTCGTCCGGCGTCGGCTGCGCCCTACTGGTCCGCCGGGACGGGGCCGCCGTGGTACTCGGACTCCAGCGGCACCTCCGCGCCGCGGTCGGTGTCCACCACGGTGCGGCCCATCAGCGGCTTGGCGAGGTCCCCGGTCACCGACTGCCGCTTGGCGATCGCCGGGCAGGCCTGACCGGCCGGCGCGGGGGTGGTCACCACGATCCGGATGCCGACCTGGCCGGGCTTGCTCTCGTCCACCTTCAGGCCGTACTTCTCGCAGACGCCGCCGTAGAACCAGACGGTCAGCCGGTTGCCGCTCAGCTGGTAGCTGATCGTCTGCCGGCCGCCCGGCACCGGGGCGGGCTCACCGGGGGCGATCCCGGGGCGGCTCGGGCCGCCGGGGCCGGGCTCGGTCGTCGCGCCGGTGCCGGGGCTCGGCGCGGAACTCGCCGAGGGGCTCGCCGTCGGGCCGCCGGCCGCCGGATCCGACGCGGCAGGCGAGGGTGAGGCCGTCGGGGCGGTGCTGCCCGCCACGGCCGAGGGCTGCGCCGTGGCCCCGTCCGCGCCGGGCGCGCCGCCGCTGCCGCAGCCGGCCACCGCGCCGAGCGCCAGGGCCAACCCGGCCACCGCCACCGCCGCCCGCCGTCCGCGCGGGCGGCGCACCGGCCGGGCCTTCGTCTGCATCTCCATCACGACTTCCTCCCGAGGGTCGGTGCGGCGCCGCCTCCCCGGCGGCACCGCGCCGGTTTGACGTGCTCCGGAGGAGTCCGGTTCCATCCGGTGCCGCCGGGAGTGCCCGGCGGCACCGCGCCGGACGCTGGTGGTCACTACGGCTAGGCCCCGTACTCGGTCATCGCGGCGACCAGCTGCTGGGCCCCGGAGGACACCGCGAAGCCCGATCCGGCCGGCGTCGCGGGCTCCACCCCGACCGCCATCGGGGGCCAGAACCGGCCGAGGTACCGGGACGAACTCACCAGCGCGTCAAGGGTGTCCGGGTCGGCGTCCGGCCGCAGGGCGGGGGAGACGCGCGGGGAGTGCTGGGTGGGGTTCATCGGCCATCGCTCCGATCAGCATGCCGCGGCGACGTTGCCGCGGACGTGGACGGGGCCGCACACGGGCCCCTGCCCGTGACCCTAGGGTGCGCTCCGGAAGGCGGCCAGAGCTACCCGAAGGTAGTACCTGTTCGAGCCAAACCCGGCGGTCTTGCAGCCGGGCCGTCCGCGCCGGGTACCGTGAGGAGGTTCGTCCGCCGTCTTCCCATCATGCCGTCACCCAGAGGAGACCCCGTGCGTATCGCCGTCGCCGGCTCGATCGCCACCGACCATCTGATGACCTTCCCCGGCCGCTTCGCCGACCAGCTGGTCGCGGAGCAACTGCACACGGTTTCGCTGTCCTTCCTGGTCGACACCCTCGACATCCGGCGTGGGGGCGTCGCCCCGAACATCGCGTTCGGCATGGGCGTCCTCGGCCTGCGCCCGATCCTGGTCGGCGCGGCCGGCGCGGACTTCGACGAGTACCGGAGCTGGCTGGAGCGCAACAACGTCGACTGTCAGTCGGTGCACATCTCGCAGACCCGGCACACCGCCCGGTTCATGTGCACCACGGACGAGGACCACAACCAGATCGCCTCCTTCTACACCGGTGCGATGGCCGAGGCCCGCAGCATCGAGCTGAAGCCGGTCGCGGACCGGACCGGCGGCCTGGAACTGGTCCTGATCGGCGCCGACGACCCGCAGGCGATGGTCCGCCACACCCAGGAGTGCCGGACCAGGGGCTACGCCTTCGCCGCCGACCCCTCCCAGCAGCTGGCCCGCCTGGAGGGCGACGACATCCGCGAGATCGTCGACGGCGCCGCCTACCTGTTCACCAACGAGTACGAGGCCGCGCTCATCGAGAGCAAGACCGGCTGGGGCTCGGAGGAGATCCTCACCCGGGTCGGCACCCGGATCACCACCCTGGGCAGCAAGGGCGTCCGGATCGACCGCAAGGGCGAGGAGACCATCACCGTCGGCTGCGCGCCCGAGGAGCGCAAGACCGACCCGACCGGCGTCGGCGACGCCTTCCGGGCCGGCTTCCTGGCGGGCCTGTCCTGGGAGCTCGGGCTGGAGCGCTCGGCCCAGCTCGGCTGCATGATGGCGACCCTGGTCATCGAGACGGTCGGCACCCAGGAGTACGAGCTGCGCCCCACCGCCTTCCTGCAGCGCTTCGAGGACGCGTACGGAGCGGGCGCGGCCGCCGACATCCGGGCCCACCTGATCAAGTAGTCCCGGGCGGCCGGCCGCTCACGAGGTCCTGCGCACCAGATGGGCACGGCCCCGGTCGCCGCCGTAGTCGGCGGCCGGAGCCGTGCCGAGGTACTCCTGCCCGCGCATGGCGCACCAGGCCGGGATGTCGAGCACGGCCGCCTCGTCGTCGGCCAGCACCACCACGGTGCCGCCCGGGGGGACCTCACCGATCCGCCGGGCCAGCTCGATCACCGGCAGCGGACACCGCTTGCCCAGCGCGTCGAGCACCACGGCCGGCCCGCCCGTCCCCGGCCGGTCCGCCCCGGCCTCCCCGTCCGACCCGGTCTTCCCGTCCGACCCGGCCGCCGCAGGCGCCGGCAGGTCCAGCCCGAGCGGCGCCCGGACGCCGGCCACGATCCCCGGCAGCACGGCGAGGAAGCGCTCGACGTCCGCCTCGGCCGTCCCGTACGGCAGCGACACCCGGACGTTGCCCTCGGTCAGCACGCCCATCGCGGCCAGCACATGGCTCGGGGTCAGGGTCGAGGAGGTGCAGGAGGAGCCGGAGGAGACGGCGAAGCCGGCCCGGTCCAGCTCGGTCAGCAGCACCTCGCCGTCCACGTACAGGCAGGAGAAGGTGACCAGGTGCGGCAGCCGGTGGACGGGGTCGCCGACCACCTCGACCTCGGGCACCAGCTGCGGCACCCTGGCCCTGATCCGCTCCACCAGCCCGTGCAGGCGGGCGTTCTCCCGCTCGGCGTCGGCCCGGACGGCGCGCAGCGAGGCGGCGGCGGCCACCACGGCCGGCACGTTGACGTACCCGGGCACCCGGCCCCGTTCGCGCTCGTCGGCGGGCAGCGGCGAGGCGTAGCGGACGCCCTTGCGCACGGCGAGCACCCCGACCCCGGCCGGGCCGCCCCACTTGTGCGCGCTGGCGGTCAGCAGTGACCAGCCGGCCGGGACGGCCGCCCGCCCGGTGCTCTGCGCGGCGTCCACCAGGAGCGGGATCTCGCCGCAGCGGGCCGCCGTCTCCGTGACCGGCTGGACGGTACCGACCTCGTGGTTGGCGGACTGCAGTACGGCCAGCGCGGTGTCCGGGCGCAGCGCGGCGGCGAACCCCTCGGGAGCCGCCCGGCCGAGCCGGTCCACCGGCACGACGGTGACCTCGCCCCCGGCTGCCTCGTGCCGCTCGGCGGCGTGCAGCACGGCGGAGTGCTCGACCGCGGAGTGGACCAGGTGCGCGCCCCGGCGGCGGTTGCCCGCCAGCGCGCCGAGCACCCCCAGGTGCAGGGCCTGGGTGCCGCTGGCGGTGAAGGAGACCTCGTCCGGGCGGGCGCCCAGCACCTCGGCGACGCTCTCGCGCGCCGCGTCCAGCAGCATCCGTGCCTGCCGGCCGGAGCGGTAGAGCCGGGCCGGGTCGGCCCAGCCCTCGTCCAGTGCGGCGGTCAGTGCCTG
The sequence above is drawn from the Kitasatospora sp. NBC_00315 genome and encodes:
- a CDS encoding NADP-dependent oxidoreductase, which gives rise to MKAIAIRRYGGPEVVEFTDLPDPRVGPDSVLVRTRAVGVNPVDRKIREGHLDGVLDAHFPLVMGWDLAGVVRAVGGGVTEFAPGDEVIGYVRKDSVEHGTYAELVAAPVRTLARKPAALSWAQAGGLPLAGLTAHQGLVGALKIREGETVLIHAAAGGVGHLAVQIARSLGARVIGTAGPRNHDYLRELGAEPVAHGEGLADRVRRLAPDGVDAALDLVGGDAVEVSAGLVADSARIASVADYGVVARGGHYVWCRPDAAALAALARLADEGRLTVTVASTFPLAQAASAQELGAEGRTRGKIVLLAG
- a CDS encoding carbohydrate kinase family protein; amino-acid sequence: MRIAVAGSIATDHLMTFPGRFADQLVAEQLHTVSLSFLVDTLDIRRGGVAPNIAFGMGVLGLRPILVGAAGADFDEYRSWLERNNVDCQSVHISQTRHTARFMCTTDEDHNQIASFYTGAMAEARSIELKPVADRTGGLELVLIGADDPQAMVRHTQECRTRGYAFAADPSQQLARLEGDDIREIVDGAAYLFTNEYEAALIESKTGWGSEEILTRVGTRITTLGSKGVRIDRKGEETITVGCAPEERKTDPTGVGDAFRAGFLAGLSWELGLERSAQLGCMMATLVIETVGTQEYELRPTAFLQRFEDAYGAGAAADIRAHLIK
- the nadA gene encoding quinolinate synthase NadA, with product MTTTTETYGVDPTPTPLALLLLGREADPNSERGVECPGDLPAASDPDLVERARAAKEALGERVFILGHHYQRDEVIEFADVTGDSFKLARDAAARPEAEFIVFCGVHFMAESADILTGATQQVILPDLAAGCSMADMATAEQVAECWDVLTDAGIADVTVPVSYMNSSADIKAFTGKHGGTICTSSNAERALQWAFEQGQKVLFLPDQHLGRNTAVRDMGLSLDDCVLYNPHKPNGGLTVEQLRDAKMILWRGHCSVHGRFSVDSVNDVRARIPGVNVLVHPECKHEVVSAADMVGSTEYIIKALDAAEPGSKWAIGTELNLVRRLAKAHPDKEVVFLDRAVCFCSTMNRIDLPHLVWTLESLVEGRVPNVITVDPETEKYARAALDRMLALP
- a CDS encoding GNAT family N-acetyltransferase translates to MILRQVKDTAADAETVRQIARSAFAGLPGAATPPAEGPRLVQQLARTRHLVRTDPEGCWIAEHDGEAVGAALSLRREGVWILALFVVLPGAQGKGVGRLLLERAAAYGRGCLRGMLCASPSPAAARRYRRAGFTLHPTMGLRGPVDRAGLLDPGDIPVHPGGPVHRHLLDSVDRRARGAAHGPDHDFMLAHYEDLLVADTLAGSGYCYRDGGEVKLLAATSKRIATRLLREALARVPDGEEAVVQFLTAEQEWAVDVGLEVGLTLENRGYLAVRGMRPPTPYLPSGGFL
- a CDS encoding aspartate aminotransferase family protein: MSAAPHRMHRPDNELVDLVFDYMRERLQYDPVPLDHPGDGDHLRASLAGLLNATGNSPADVLKLYDHELSRAVISADSPRYLSFIPCAPTKAALLFDMVVSCASLQGISWLEAAGAIAAENQVLRLIADRAGLPDQAGGTFVSGGSAGNLSALVVARDTARRRLGVGRETTLRIAVADQVHSSVKNTFNIIGVEAFVVPTVDRRFTGEALRAALAADPNPETVVAVVGTAGTTNEGIVDDLQGLSEVTRERGLWFHVDGAYGGAGLFAPSVRERYNGIEHADSFVVDPHKWLFAPFDCAALLYRNPQLARAVHTQDASYLDVLHTEGDEWNPTDYAYHLTRRARGLPLWFSLAVHGTQAYTDAIEEGLRLARESAQVIRDTEHLELLHDPQLSAVCFRRRGWSSEDYYRWSQRLLADQIGFVTPTGWDGETVARFAFLHPGTTMEMVREILDTMV
- a CDS encoding cysteine desulfurase/sulfurtransferase TusA family protein, with amino-acid sequence MATVYFDVASTAPLHPVARQALTAALDEGWADPARLYRSGRQARMLLDAARESVAEVLGARPDEVSFTASGTQALHLGVLGALAGNRRRGAHLVHSAVEHSAVLHAAERHEAAGGEVTVVPVDRLGRAAPEGFAAALRPDTALAVLQSANHEVGTVQPVTETAARCGEIPLLVDAAQSTGRAAVPAGWSLLTASAHKWGGPAGVGVLAVRKGVRYASPLPADERERGRVPGYVNVPAVVAAAASLRAVRADAERENARLHGLVERIRARVPQLVPEVEVVGDPVHRLPHLVTFSCLYVDGEVLLTELDRAGFAVSSGSSCTSSTLTPSHVLAAMGVLTEGNVRVSLPYGTAEADVERFLAVLPGIVAGVRAPLGLDLPAPAAAGSDGKTGSDGEAGADRPGTGGPAVVLDALGKRCPLPVIELARRIGEVPPGGTVVVLADDEAAVLDIPAWCAMRGQEYLGTAPAADYGGDRGRAHLVRRTS
- a CDS encoding PspA/IM30 family protein, coding for MSDGIMKRMGLIFKSKANKALDRAEDPRETLDYSYQKQLELLQKVRRGVADVATSRKRLELQLTQLQQQSAKYEDQGRKALSLGREDLAREALTRKAGMQTQITDLETQYQQLQAEEEKLTLASQRLQAKVDAFRTKKETIKATYTAAQAQTRIAESFSGISEEMGDVGLAIQRAEDKTAQMQARAGAIDELLASGALDDSSGLGRKDDIEAELERVAGGSDVELELARMKAELTGGSPAAQPAIEPGKPGAQAPQDTKNNPGTINYNK
- a CDS encoding Lrp/AsnC family transcriptional regulator, with product MSTSRPPEPGGAALDVSLDETDRLLLAQLGRDGRASYAEIGLLVNLSATAVRRRIDRLRARGVVRGFTVVLDPALLGWHTEAFVEVYCRERTAPEEILASLRQFPEVVAAWTVTGDPDALVHLRASDTRHLEAVIERIRKEPGVQRSRSSVVLSRLIG
- the erpA gene encoding iron-sulfur cluster insertion protein ErpA, producing MTVQDETTVESGLLLTDAAAAKVKGLLEQEGREDLALRVAVQPGGCSGLRYQLFFDERSLDGDVLKDFNGVKVVTDRMSAPYLGGATVDFVDTIEKQGFTIDNPNATGSCACGDSFS
- a CDS encoding DUF3043 domain-containing protein codes for the protein MFRRRSDDASASAVVLEKQDDTSQARDPQAKKGRPTPKRSEAEAHRKTRVVVPKDRKEAARQSRERARSAREKQRTALLEGDERYLPARDKGPVRKFARDYVDARWSLAEFFLPAAVVILILSVVRVPTLQLLSTVLFLLFFVLVVLDFVRLGLGLRKQLGERFAGQNSKGAVAYGLMRILQMRRLRLPKPQIQRGAKP